One genomic window of Parasteatoda tepidariorum isolate YZ-2023 chromosome 9, CAS_Ptep_4.0, whole genome shotgun sequence includes the following:
- the LOC107451372 gene encoding pancreas transcription factor 1 subunit alpha-like: MSGALNPSNGVNRFHASSATAAPPPNAAATPFATPECGSSAAAFLELTNSAAAAAVAADFAYDFGLAGFRHHHQPPPAHTTATGGFTYFDTAAAAAAAAESYASLAWEAQSAAALAATYQGHHHHHQAGFASCEFGPFSLSATNPGCAGGRLTGMGVQRLGPPSRAVSNGASIKSKTRRRVATIAQRRAANIRERRRMFNLNSAFDKLRKKVPTFAYEKRLSRIETLRLAIMYIAFMTEVIRGNKDPDGHHHDIPLVAAGPYTPGLSENHLWTPPHGASSLNDAHAQRTDRLSHICSRQI, translated from the coding sequence ATGTCGGGCGCACTCAACCCGTCAAACGGTGTCAATCGCTTTCACGCTAGCTCGGCCACGGCGGCGCCGCCTCCTAACGCCGCCGCAACTCCTTTTGCCACACCTGAGTGTGGATCGAGTGCGGCAGCCTTTCTAGAACTCACCAACTCTGCCGCGGCTGCTGCCGTTGCCGCCGACTTTGCCTACGATTTCGGACTTGCTGGATTTCGACATCATCACCAGCCACCACCCGCACACACCACCGCTACAGGAGGTTTCACTTATTTCGATACAGCCGCTGCAGCTGCTGCGGCCGCCGAAAGTTACGCTTCACTCGCCTGGGAAGCACAGAGTGCAGCGGCCCTTGCAGCCACCTACCAGGGTCACCACCACCATCACCAGGCGGGGTTCGCGTCCTGCGAATTCGGACCGTTCTCCTTGAGTGCCACCAATCCAGGTTGTGCAGGTGGACGCCTCACAGGAATGGGTGTCCAGCGACTCGGTCCTCCCTCCCGCGCTGTCTCCAACGGGGCATCCATTAAGTCCAAGACAAGGAGACGAGTGGCGACCATCGCACAGCGTCGAGCAGCCAACATCAGGGAGCGTCGGCGGATGTTCAACCTCAACTCGGCCTTCGACAAGCTTCGAAAGAAGGTTCCGACCTTCGCTTATGAGAAGCGGTTGTCCCGGATCGAGACCTTGAGGCTGGCCATCATGTACATCGCTTTCATGACGGAGGTCATCCGAGGGAATAAAGATCCAGATGGTCACCATCACGATATCCCACTGGTAGCGGCAGGACCGTACACCCCTGGACTCTCAGAAAATCATTTGTGGACACCACCCCATGGTGCGTCTTCTCTGAACGATGCTCATGCTCAGAGAACGGACAGACTATCTCACATATGTTCTCGACAAATTTAA